The Desulfobacterales bacterium DNA segment ACGCCGACCCGATCTGTGGGACGGATGTTGTTTTGAACGAGGGGATTGAATACTGTAATACCGCCACAGAAAAGCGGACCGGCGCTGGCGGCTTTTACGCCGTCGGGCAGCGGAATCACCCAGCCCATGTGTGCGCGCACACGGTCCGCAAAACCGCCGTGTCGGCTCACTATCGTTGCCTGGGCGTTGGCGCACAGATTATGGTTTCCGGACATGCACTGGGAGCACAGCATGCAGGACTGTGCAAACCAGCCCAACCCCACCGTCTGACCTTTGGCCAGGTGCGATACGCCTGGGCCGATGGCTGAAATTTCACCAACAATCTCATACCCGGGCACCAGCGGATATTCGGCAATTTCCCATTCGTTGTTGATCATGCTCAGGTCACTGTGACAGATACCGCAGTGGCTTACCTTGATGTCGACCTATTCAGCTCCGATTTCACCGAGCTTATATTCAAACGGCTGCAGCGGTGCAGAAGCTTCTTTGGCGGCATAAGCTTTAACATCCATATGCTGTCTCCCTTCATATACTGGCAATCAATGCTGGGTTAGTCCAATCGTCATTTGAAGGTGCGCTTGCGAATTTCACATTTCACCAAATAGTCTTATACGAATCAGGCGCCAAATCCCACTTGCGACCGTAAACGTGGATACGGTCGGTCCTCTCATTTTGATCATATAACCACCCGCCGGCATGAACCCAAGCAAGAATACCCCCGCGCAGATTTATAATGGTAAATCCTTTTGGCGCGAGCTGCTGGGCAAATATGCCGCTGCGGTAAGCAATGGTGCAATAGGCAATTTTGAGGTGATCCCTGTATTTTTCAGGATTTTTCAGAAAAACTTCGGACGTTATCGCGCCGGGAAGCATTGATATCCGCTGCTCTTCCGGTTTGCGTGTGTCGATAAAGATAACTCTTCTTTCTCTGGCAAACCGAGCGGCAGTATTGGGTTCGACATCCGTCACTTCAGGAAAACTAATCTGATAATCGAGATATAGTTTTTCAATCACCCTTCGCTTTTCAAGGTCTGATAACGGCTCGACGGCAAACACAAGCGACGCAATCGATGAAATAAGGAGGACCGTCAGAAACTTGCGTAAGGTCGTTATTGTAATCCAATTTGTCATCGAGTTAATAATTTTGTTAAGCTCTCTGTAGAACACCGCACTCACTCCAATTCAGCATAAGGTTTGTTAGAATAGATATATTAATACCGGAAATCAAAATGTCATTACACCACAAAGGCCCTGGTCGGATTTGCCTAAAAAAGGCTTTATTTATTATAGATCTTATGTGAAACCATCACATGTCCCGGTTCAATCCGAAGACGCTCAACGATATGAAATGGTTTGTGGGCGTCTTTTTCAGGATCACCGCATGAAGATTGTCGATGGGGAAACCATTATGAAAAGGTTTTTACTTGCTTTCTTTATGATTTTACCATTGGTGGGTAGCATTTTTGCAAAAACCACATATGAAATTGCCCCTGAATACATCGCCGCGCCGGCCCGGTGATATTTTAATGCCGCCAGCAAAAGCGATCTGAAAGCCATGCGCCCTTGTTTTCAGGATGGGGCAGTCATCATAGATGTCAGCCGCAAGATTGAGGACATTGAGGCCATTAGCCGCTGGGCCCAAAATGAGGTCTCTAGTGGGCACTACACCATATTGCAAATTGTGACGAAGGAAAAAAATGCTCTGAAACTGCTGATCAGGTTTGCACCGCAAGGGCATAGCCATGGATTCAAGGCTCATTACACATTTGAATTCAAGGACGGTAAGATCAGTAAAGTGAACTTGCGGTATGCATAAGCTAAAATGGTAGCCGGCAGCGACCCGACCAAAACAGATAAAAAGGAAGTAAAAAAAATGAAGTTTAACTATATTGCCACGTTGAACATTTTACTATTGATTACTGCTTTGACTGCCAACGGTGACAATTTTAATGATTTCAGCAAGGACAGTCAGCTGCAAGAATTATCGCCACCGGTGCGCTGTTTTTTTGATGCCGCCGCTCAAAATGATCGCACCGCGTTGATGACCTGTTTTGCCGATGACGTGGCGGTCAGCGGCAAAGCCAAAGCTTCAATTGTACCCGATACGGAAACAGCCGAGCCTCCGGAACTGGGGTATCATGAGACGTCCATCACCCGCGTGCACGGTATCGTTGAGGTCAGCTTTAGGGCCTTTGGCATTCACTATGACATCATGGTGGAGTGCTGGGATCATCAATACGATCCCCGCTGTGTGGAAGATACTTATATACTGGAGCTTGTCGAGGGTCTCAAAATGGCATCCGATAAAGCAACGTCCTGAGATGGTGATATTTAGAAAATAGCTTCCCTTCCTTTTTAAGCAGGGGGCAGTGCATGTCTGAGCCACAAATGCAAACCATGCACCGCGCCCTGCCGTTTTTTATCTCAACTGCATCAATAGCGCTAAAATGAAATCAAAAGTTGACAAAATGCAGGATGATGACCAGCATAATCTGAAGAACAAAAATTGAAACAAGATGATTCATCCTCGGAAAACTAAAATTCCAGGGATGGATGAATCAATATGCTGAACAATTTCTTATAGAATTGCAGAAAACGCTCTGTGACGGGCCACATTTGTATTTACCCGGTCATTGCGAGAAAGCGTGCTCGAATGAATAAAATCTTGATTAAATTTTACTGTTTGGCGTTGATGTTAATGCTGGGCATGACGGCTTTTCAATTCTTCAGCTCATCCGATAGACCTGATAATCCCAATGCACTTTCCAGACTGCAGGCAGCACAAATATCAGACGACCGTGTTGCGACATGGGAGACCACACCCGGAATCCATCTTATCGCAGGGATCTGCGCGCTATTGCTCGTGACTTATCTGTACTGGAGCTGCTACCGCAAATTCCAAAAAGACAACCTGGCCGAGTCTAAAGTCAGGGAAAATACCCTTTACAACATCTCGCTGAAAACCGGCCGCACCGAATATGATCTTTTCCATAAGTCTGCAGAAGGCTGGTCGGTATCCAACGATAAAATTGAGCAGGATTTTAAACGCTATATGTCCGACCAGGTCATGCCGCATTATGCGCAGGATTTTGTCCGCAAAAATCGGGAGCACATCGACGAATCGTTGATCACCCGAAAGGATGTAAAACCGACGACCTGGAAGGATTGGGCGATCGCAGCGCTTGTATTTCCAGGCAGTGTCCTGTTTCTTTATTTTTTGATGTCCTTGTTCGATAAATACCCGAAAGTCTAATGCGCCACCCTCCGCCGCACCCGAATCCCAGTCTCTATTGCTGGTCGGCACAGCCGTTGTTCTGCTGCTGATTTTGGCTTACGCTGGTGACTGTTATTACATCTTCCGGGGAAAAGTAACATATAAACATGAAAGCGCCTACTGAGAAAAAAAGACAATGGTTGTGGTTTGCGGCACTTTGGTGCGGGGGTTTATTGGCGGCCTTCATGCTAAGTTTTCTGGTGCGCTGGCTGATAACAAACACCTAGGGTCACTAACAGACTCAAAAAGCTGAACTCACCTTTGTAACTTAAATCCTAAAGGTCACCCAAGATACGGACTAGTGAAATTTAAAATCATTCGTTTCGCCCACTAAAACACAGGATGCTTTTCAATTTAAGCAGTCAGCCCTTTAAGAATCCTCTAAAAAAGCGTTGACCTACTATATATTGTATATTATAATAGTTGGACTACAATATAGCTCTGTTCTAAATTATAGTCATCTTCTCGAATAGGCAGCCACATCTGCCCAACAATCAATCTTTGGAAGGAGATTGCCATGCCAGTCGCAAAGAAAAAAGCAAAAAAGAAAAAAACTGTTGCCCGAAAAAAAACGGCCGCAAAGAGAAAAACAACGGCCAGGAAAAAAACTGCTGCAAAAAGAAAACCGGCTGCCAGAAAAAGAACTGCCGCTAAGAGAAAGACGGCTGCAAAGAAAAAGACCGCCAGAAAAAAGACAGCCGCTAAAAGAAAACCGACAAAGAAAAAAGCAAAAGCCAGAAAGAAAACCACGGCTAAAAGAAAGACAGCT contains these protein-coding regions:
- a CDS encoding rhodanese-like domain-containing protein; protein product: MIEKLYLDYQISFPEVTDVEPNTAARFARERRVIFIDTRKPEEQRISMLPGAITSEVFLKNPEKYRDHLKIAYCTIAYRSGIFAQQLAPKGFTIINLRGGILAWVHAGGWLYDQNERTDRIHVYGRKWDLAPDSYKTIW